Within the Borrelia parkeri genome, the region CTAGAGTGCATATTAATGATTCTATGGTTTTATCTTCATAGTAAATTTTGGAAATGAAGTCTAGACTTATTTCGTAGTTCTTAAGTTCTTCAAATTTTTCTTCATTTATTAGGATTTCTCTGTAGCTTTTTTTTGATTGTGCAAATTCAGTAAAGGTAGTATTATTAAAAATTTTTGCCAAATTGAGCCATAAATCTTTTTTTGATATGATTTCGTCTATTGCTTTTATTAATGTTATTTCTTGATTTTCAAGTAAATATATTATGTCACTAATGGCTTCTTCTATGTGTTTTATTTCATTTTTTTCAAGTAGACTTAGGTATAATTCCCACGGAAGGTTTATTATTTTGCTAGTTAAGATATAGTTTAGAGTTTGAAAATTTTGTTTTCTGTCGAAACATTTTATAAGATAAAATATTTCGCTAAATTCTTTCGTCTTAAAGAATGATTCTTCGATCTTATTTGTTTTTATATTTTGATTTTTAACTTCCTTGTCTATTAAATCTATTTCCTTGCTTGTTCTGCAAAGTACTTTTATGTCTGATTCTTTAATTTGTCTAAGCTTATTGTTATCATAAATTTTTCCGTTTGTTAGTAGATATTTTATTGTTATAGCTGTTTTTTGTAAAATATTTTCATTTTCACTTTCAGTTTCTATTATGTTTATTGCTTCTATTTCTTGATCATTTATAAAAATTTTATTTTCGTCATTCTTAGACTCTGTTTTTGATTTAGTAAATTCTATTTTTTCGATTTTAGCTGTGTGTGTTTTATTATAGATATTATTAAACATAATATTTAAAGATTCAACTAATTTTTTATTTGATCTGTAATTTGTTAGTAAGGTTATTTTTGCGTTATCTTTTATTTGATCTTTTATACCTTGGTTATAATATGATATATCAGCATTTCTAAATGTATAAATTATTTGCTTAGGATCGGCTATAAATATTAGTTTTATGCCACAAGAGTTAAGTAGTTTAAATATTTCTATTTGTATTAGGTTTAAATCCTGTGCTTCATCTATTAGTATTATTTTATATCTGCTTTTTATTGAATTTAATAATTTGTTATCACGAGATTCCAGGTGTTTTTTGAAGTTTAGCATTATATGTTTTTGGTCTATTGTGTTTGTTGCATTAATGGTATTTGCAAGTTCTTTGTCTATATATTTAAGTATTTTATATTCAACTTTTAGGTTAATAAATCTTCTAAGTGTGTTTTTATCTTCTTTATTTGTATTTGTTGCATAGCTAAGTTCTCTTAAAGCGGTTTGTATTTTTAGTTCCTTAGGTAAGAGAGTAACATTTTTTTTAAGATTAGATTCTATTATCTTTGAAAAAAATTTGTTGTTTGCAAGTATGTCTGTGATTTTTACTATATCTTTTTCATTACTATATTTTATTTCTGATATTTTGATTCCTTGATTATGTTTATTTAGGAAAGTTCTTTTTTCTTCCATAGTCATTTTGTTTAATGTTTCGACTATTAAGTTATACTCATGAATTAATCTATCTTGATTTGTAAGCATTGTTTTAAAAATCGTTTGGGTTTTTATCCAATCTCCAAGTTCTTGTGTCTTGTCTCTTTTATACCCTTGTCTTATATATTGAATCATGTCTTTTGTAGTTTTGAATTTAGACTTAAAGATTTCAAATTCATCATCTTTGATTGCTAATTCTTTTTTTAATGAATCCGATTTTCTTAAACATTCATAAACTATTTCGTCTATTTCTGATGTAAAATTTTCTTTTACACTGTATTTGACAAAGTTTTCTGTCTCGATTTGAAAATTGTTTAGAGAATGTAGTGCAAATTTGTTTATGGTTGAGATAAATATTTTATTTGATTGCTCGTAAATTTTTTTTAAAGATTTATCTGTTTGTGAATTTTGATATGCATTTTCAATTGATTTCAATATTCTAATATGCATTTCTTCTGTTGCTTTTTTTGTGAATGTTAGCACTAGAACCTCGCTTGGAGAGTACGTTTTATTTATGAGTAAGTTTGTAATAGTATTTTCAAGTATGTAGGTCTTTCCAGTTCCTGCTGAAGCCTCAATTAATATTTTTTCGTTGTATTTGATTTTGTCTATTATTTCTCTCATGGGATTAACTTTGTACCTTGATGAATTTAGCATAAAAATCTTGAAGTAATTTTTCTAAGTTGTCGTTTATGTCTAAATCGTGAGTGTCTTTAAATCTGTTATAATATGGACACCATGTTATGTCTTTTTGTTGAAGAATGAATTCCATATCTTTGTTAATATTAATGCTTTTTTGTGGATATTTTATTTGTGTTTTTAGTACTGTTGGAAATTCGTTTATGTCTTTTATTTTAATTAAACTTTTTTGTATTAAATCTTTATAAATGGGAGTAGGATAGCTTGAAATATATGCTATTTGTTTTAATAAATTTGTAAGGTCTAGGTAGTTTATCGTTTCATTTGTATATTGATTATCAAGTGATAATTTAGAAGTTTTATAAGTTATTTTTATTTCTTGAATTGACTCTATATTTTCAATTGAGCTTTTTAACATTAATCCTATTATGTATAGGTTGATTTTTCTGATAATTTTGTCTTGACCATAATCTTTTTTCTCTAAATTGACGTAAAAATATCGATTATCTATTTTATATATGTTTTTGAGTTTTCCATTTAACTTAAATTCTATTGTTTCGCCTTCGAAGTTAATGAATATGCTTTTATTTAATTTGATGTCAGTTTCTTGCATTTTGAAAAATTCCTGAAAATTGATAACAATATTATTTTTAATTTCATTGAATTTTTCTATGAAATTTTCTTTGATGGTTGTTTTTTTGATATTCATGGGAATTATTCCCTTTTGAATTTGATTTTCAATTATATTATCTATTTTCTCTAATATATGTTCATTAGTTTCATCTTTTATACATTCATGTATTGGTATGAGATTATTTATTAGCTTATAATTAAAATTATCAATGTCAATAATCTGCTCTTCTTGTTTTTTCTTAATATCACCAATTTGGCTTATATCTTTAATGTATACATTTAATATTTCTTCATAAAAGTATTTGTATGGATTAGTTATAGCTTTATTTATGTCTTCTATCCTTAGTGTGATTTGTTTTTTTAATTTAAGTCTTTTCTGTTTAAAGTTTGAATATTTGCCTTGTTGTAGTGATTTTGCAATATTAAAGGCTTCTGTGTCATAGTTAATTAGGTAATTGGCTTTTTCGTCTTTGAAGTATTCAAAATCGTAATTTTCACTTGGGTGTATTTCAATTTTTAGTTCTTGTCCCATATCTCTTATGTAATTTATTATTTTATTTATTACTTTAGGTTTATTGATATCTGGATTTAGAGATTCGCTTAGTGAGTAATAGAAATAGAATTTGTTTGATGCTGCAAAGATTATCTTAATTAAATTTGAAATGTTATCTTGTTCCAGATTGACATAGTCATAATATTCGTTTAATAAGTTCATATTGTCAAAATGAATGTTTGAGTTTAATTTATGGATTCCTAAAAAGTGAATTTCAGATTTTTGTAAATATTCGATTTTATCAGAGCTTGCAACAAGTATACCTGTATTTTGATTGTTTGATTGATATGCTTTTTGTTCGATGCTTTCTTCAAGCATTATTTTGAAAAGAGCAAAATTAACTTTTCTGTCTTTAACTTTTGTCATGTAATCTTTGTAAAGGTTTTCATTAAAATCTCTTGAAAAATTTTTAAAGTATTGTATTCTTGTGTTTATATATTCATCAATTTTGTTGTTATCTTCAAGTTTGATATATTTATCTATGAAAATATCCATTATTTCTGCCCATTCATATATTGTGTATTCTTGTTCTCTAAAGTACATTATATCTTCATATAGGCTTTTTATTATGCTTATTAATCTTACTATTGAATCTGGATCTTGAAAGCTTATGCTCTCTTGACAATTATTGCATTCATATTTTTCATTAAACATTGTAGATGTGAGAAATCTATCAAAGCCATTTTCCCATGAATTTAAAAAATTCTTGTCATAAGATAAGCTTTCTTTATGAGAATCATTCATTCCAAAATTAATATTCACTGCATCGTTAAATTTTATTAAGTATTCTAATTCACTTATTGAGATGTTGAATTTATTCATTACTTTTGTGTTACTTAAAAATTCAATTATTTCTTTTCTATTAAAATTACTAATCGTTCCTTTGTTTGAAATGAAGAGTTTCATTAATTGCTTTAATGCTATTACACTTTTACTTTTTGAGACGTCTTTAGAATCTAAAATAGTAAATTCAAGTTCATATTTATTTAAAAATTCTTCTATGTATGGTAAGTATATGTCCATATCTTTTGGTAGGTAAGTTACTACAATATCGTTTATTTTGAGATGATTATTTTGTGTTGAATGTAGAATATTATTTACTAGAATTTCTACCTCTCGTTTTTTTGTTTTTGCCTCTATTATTTTGAAACTATTATCTAAGTTTAATAGAGGAGTGCCTTTTGTAATATTGTTTTTGAAACTTGCTAAAAAATTTTTCTCTTCAAATGCTTGAATATCAGTTTCTTCTTCTATTTGTGTACTTGAATTGCATTTTTTGATTTTTACTGGTACTAGTTCATCTATGAAGGCAGATTTGATTTGAGTTGTATCTTCAAGTATTAATTCGTATACTGTAATGTCGAAAATTTTTTGCAAACAATGTAAAATTTTTCTGTCAATTTCTCTAGTCTCTCCAATTATTATT harbors:
- the recB gene encoding exodeoxyribonuclease V subunit beta, coding for MREIIDKIKYNEKILIEASAGTGKTYILENTITNLLINKTYSPSEVLVLTFTKKATEEMHIRILKSIENAYQNSQTDKSLKKIYEQSNKIFISTINKFALHSLNNFQIETENFVKYSVKENFTSEIDEIVYECLRKSDSLKKELAIKDDEFEIFKSKFKTTKDMIQYIRQGYKRDKTQELGDWIKTQTIFKTMLTNQDRLIHEYNLIVETLNKMTMEEKRTFLNKHNQGIKISEIKYSNEKDIVKITDILANNKFFSKIIESNLKKNVTLLPKELKIQTALRELSYATNTNKEDKNTLRRFINLKVEYKILKYIDKELANTINATNTIDQKHIMLNFKKHLESRDNKLLNSIKSRYKIILIDEAQDLNLIQIEIFKLLNSCGIKLIFIADPKQIIYTFRNADISYYNQGIKDQIKDNAKITLLTNYRSNKKLVESLNIMFNNIYNKTHTAKIEKIEFTKSKTESKNDENKIFINDQEIEAINIIETESENENILQKTAITIKYLLTNGKIYDNNKLRQIKESDIKVLCRTSKEIDLIDKEVKNQNIKTNKIEESFFKTKEFSEIFYLIKCFDRKQNFQTLNYILTSKIINLPWELYLSLLEKNEIKHIEEAISDIIYLLENQEITLIKAIDEIISKKDLWLNLAKIFNNTTFTEFAQSKKSYREILINEEKFEELKNYEISLDFISKIYYEDKTIESLICTLEDLILNKDTEQDEEQITTQSDQSIEILTIHKSKGLSVNIVFLIGDIQYNDSLLKKSDTFYKFYLENKIEYDFLKLKENQQSAKHKILNEEKNIFYVGTTRSRFALFIINKGTIINKMLELAEIKTIDKINLDFNVYNLIKTHKFNKLEKNDNKEIKLIPPTPINKHLFRREYTHSYTSLASNYKSTYHTNQETKNDETYENDANCTEETLPKGKDIGNILHVIMKDINFSDAKDDFNNFQKINIALIQKRIEHFNSKLNTPKIQAMLIKMIYNILNTKIRFIDARLCDIQELQKEMEFLIKIDTKIYEQKSLFKNHNKLDLTFNDGYIKGIIDLIFKINNKVYILDYKTNYLGANLKDYNLTNLKKKMKQEKYDLQYKIYALGTKKILFKSPEEYNKYFGGVIYLFTRAFQKNIKEQSKTQNGIYFTIPNFKELDLEQIYLQLKY
- a CDS encoding exodeoxyribonuclease V subunit gamma yields the protein MYKIYKTNKVSNIYNKIKELIKNDDIFKKETIIILKSNILSEEIKKYLATLNEVSYNLNVKQNIIKTIYKLSIENHNIKKFLENNTLFLYSETEKFILYHMLKDNKIKNIKQFKSTKNRYIFASKIITLFHKYYSKFPNLIDHWRQNKFLFEDQNKIHYESMQKEMFKKLFENQINLFNLHEKIEQEITDTQQSIETKRIIIIGETREIDRKILHCLQKIFDITVYELILEDTTQIKSAFIDELVPVKIKKCNSSTQIEEETDIQAFEEKNFLASFKNNITKGTPLLNLDNSFKIIEAKTKKREVEILVNNILHSTQNNHLKINDIVVTYLPKDMDIYLPYIEEFLNKYELEFTILDSKDVSKSKSVIALKQLMKLFISNKGTISNFNRKEIIEFLSNTKVMNKFNISISELEYLIKFNDAVNINFGMNDSHKESLSYDKNFLNSWENGFDRFLTSTMFNEKYECNNCQESISFQDPDSIVRLISIIKSLYEDIMYFREQEYTIYEWAEIMDIFIDKYIKLEDNNKIDEYINTRIQYFKNFSRDFNENLYKDYMTKVKDRKVNFALFKIMLEESIEQKAYQSNNQNTGILVASSDKIEYLQKSEIHFLGIHKLNSNIHFDNMNLLNEYYDYVNLEQDNISNLIKIIFAASNKFYFYYSLSESLNPDINKPKVINKIINYIRDMGQELKIEIHPSENYDFEYFKDEKANYLINYDTEAFNIAKSLQQGKYSNFKQKRLKLKKQITLRIEDINKAITNPYKYFYEEILNVYIKDISQIGDIKKKQEEQIIDIDNFNYKLINNLIPIHECIKDETNEHILEKIDNIIENQIQKGIIPMNIKKTTIKENFIEKFNEIKNNIVINFQEFFKMQETDIKLNKSIFINFEGETIEFKLNGKLKNIYKIDNRYFYVNLEKKDYGQDKIIRKINLYIIGLMLKSSIENIESIQEIKITYKTSKLSLDNQYTNETINYLDLTNLLKQIAYISSYPTPIYKDLIQKSLIKIKDINEFPTVLKTQIKYPQKSININKDMEFILQQKDITWCPYYNRFKDTHDLDINDNLEKLLQDFYAKFIKVQS